A window of Drosophila willistoni isolate 14030-0811.24 unplaced genomic scaffold, UCI_dwil_1.1 Seg164, whole genome shotgun sequence contains these coding sequences:
- the LOC124460925 gene encoding uncharacterized protein LOC124460925, protein MAPRPRSVQASKEERRCSRGTESFRCRVCRGIHPLKRCRRFLRLNVEKRMRAVLANKYCANCLAHQHSGGSCLSGDKCRICEEDHHTLLHFHEQPRRRTPSSVVRRVTPESSRRRVAPTPASDPKLTLTTLLQHRNPHLMPTAMVRLETGGKTFDVKALVDPCSAVSSMATSLATAFKLTAVNIGAEKAVAAVIRSPISEGWRLEAILKVVDGLCCRTPSAPVDPQIAKKFECIVMAEDTFYRPSSVSLVLGADVITEVMLEGSLPGVGGRPIAMRTVFGWTLSGACR, encoded by the coding sequence ATGGCTCCGAGACCGCGTTCAGTACAGGCATCGAAAGAGGAGCGCAGATGTTCGCGAGGAACTGAGTCCTTCCGTTGCCGAGTCTGTCGCGGAATCCATCCTCTGAAGCGATGCCGTCGCTTCCTGCGGCTGAACGTGGAGAAGAGGATGAGGGCAGTGCTTGCGAATAAGTACTGCGCCAATTGCCTGGCCCACCAACATTCCGGAGGAAGCTGCTTAAGCGGTGATAAGTGCCGAATATGTGAGGAGGATCACCACACGCTGCTCCACTTCCATGAACAGCCACGTCGACGCACTCCCAGCTCCGTCGTACGCCGAGTCACCCCCGAGTCCTCCAGACGAAGGGTCGCACCAACGCCAGCCTCCGATCCAAAACTGACCTTGACCACACTGCTGCAGCACCGCAATCCGCATCTGATGCCCACGGCGATGGTGCGTCTTGAGACGGGGGGAAAAACCTTCGACGTGAAGGCCCTGGTGGACCCTTGTTCTGCGGTATCGTCGATGGCGACGTCACTGGCCACGGCCTTTAAGTTGACAGCCGTCAATATAGGGGCAGAGAAAGCGGTGGCAGCAGTGATCCGGTCCCCAATCAGTGAAGGATGGCGATTGGAGGCGATCCTGAAGGTGGTCGATGGCTTGTGCTGCCGCACTCCAAGCGCTCCGGTGGACCCGCAGATCGCCAAAAAGTTCGAGTGCATCGTAATGGCGGAGGATACGTTCTACCGACCGTCGTCAGTGTCTTTGGTCCTGGGCGCGGATGTGATCACGGAGGTCATGTTGGAGGGGAGTCTACCCGGGGTTGGCGGGCGGCCAATTGCGATGCGCACAGTCTTTGGCTGGACCCTGTCCGGAGCGTGCCGTTAG